The Pseudomonas kermanshahensis genome includes a window with the following:
- a CDS encoding MFS transporter, protein MNMRLLAGLLFAVSVVGFSLGASLPLVSLRLHEAGAGTLEIGIISAIPAAGMMLSAFMVDACCRRLTRRTIYLLCFSLCTVSIALLESAFDSIWLLALLRLGLGIGMGIAIILGESWVNELCPEHNRGKIMALYATSFTGFQVLGPAMLAVLGADSPWITGVVTACYGLALLCIVLTVPNDYVEHEEGEKSFGLAGFFRVAPALCVAVLFFSFFDAVVLSLLPVYATSHGFAVGVAALMVTVVFAGDMLFQLPLGWLADRVERTGLHLVCGLVAMLIGIGLPWLLQMTWLLWPLLVVLGAVAGGIYTLALVLIGQRFKGQDLVTANASVGLLWGVGSLIGPLVSGAAMDVAPHGLPMALAIMAGLFVCFARQSYRRAGRLRAVAD, encoded by the coding sequence ATGAACATGCGTTTGCTGGCGGGCCTGTTGTTCGCCGTGTCGGTGGTGGGCTTTAGCCTCGGGGCCAGCTTGCCGTTGGTGTCGTTGCGCCTGCATGAGGCCGGCGCAGGCACGCTGGAAATCGGCATTATTTCGGCCATCCCGGCAGCTGGGATGATGCTTTCGGCGTTCATGGTCGACGCCTGCTGCCGGCGCCTGACCCGGCGCACCATCTACTTGCTGTGCTTCAGCCTGTGCACCGTCAGCATCGCCTTGCTGGAGTCGGCTTTCGACTCGATCTGGCTGCTGGCGTTGCTGCGCTTGGGCCTGGGCATCGGCATGGGTATCGCTATCATTCTGGGCGAGTCCTGGGTCAACGAGCTGTGCCCCGAGCATAACCGCGGCAAAATCATGGCCCTGTACGCCACCAGCTTTACCGGCTTCCAGGTACTCGGCCCGGCAATGCTGGCCGTGCTGGGCGCCGACAGCCCGTGGATCACTGGCGTGGTCACCGCCTGCTATGGCCTGGCGCTGCTGTGCATCGTGCTGACCGTGCCCAACGACTACGTCGAGCATGAAGAAGGCGAAAAAAGCTTCGGCCTGGCCGGGTTCTTCCGCGTGGCGCCGGCCTTGTGCGTGGCGGTGCTGTTCTTCTCCTTCTTCGACGCCGTGGTGCTGTCGCTGCTGCCGGTGTACGCCACCAGCCACGGCTTTGCCGTGGGTGTGGCGGCGCTGATGGTGACGGTGGTGTTTGCTGGCGACATGCTGTTCCAGCTGCCTTTGGGCTGGTTGGCCGACCGGGTCGAGCGCACCGGGCTGCACCTGGTGTGCGGCCTGGTGGCGATGCTGATCGGCATCGGCCTGCCGTGGCTGCTGCAGATGACCTGGTTGCTGTGGCCGCTGTTGGTGGTGCTGGGCGCAGTGGCGGGGGGCATCTACACCTTGGCGCTGGTGCTGATCGGGCAGCGCTTTAAAGGGCAGGACTTGGTCACGGCCAATGCCAGCGTCGGCTTGCTGTGGGGTGTGGGCAGCCTGATCGGGCCGCTGGTCAGTGGCGCGGCGATGGATGTGGCACCGCACGGGTTGCCGATGGCGCTGGCGATCATGGCGGGGTTGTTCGTCTGTTTTGCCCGGCAGTCGTACCGGCGGGCAGGGCGCCTGCGCGCGGTGGCGGACTGA
- a CDS encoding energy transducer TonB → MLTEPRRRAYLSAMQVVHWLPRAELPFAAPSRPELLLPVAPVEDIDFEVRPAPAANQPAPAAPQARSGERPKIEIPRPGSTAKPAAKPAEAEPEAPAPRPAPVPPPRFSLQLLRAGSCLLLVELATGQPFQSRDPSYLLLKDMLRAAGLPDAPQIIGEPVRWPLLVRGNMDQGPDAARDFVQGFIQARLEEAPCNCLWLIGLPALRFAGNADAHTYYQVLKLDGLGDAWALPGLELLMDEPQRKADVWKAMRQLMARWKSVE, encoded by the coding sequence GTGCTGACCGAACCCCGTCGCCGCGCCTACCTCTCCGCCATGCAAGTGGTGCACTGGCTGCCGCGCGCCGAACTGCCGTTCGCCGCACCGTCGCGGCCCGAACTGTTGTTGCCGGTGGCGCCGGTCGAAGACATCGACTTCGAGGTCAGGCCTGCACCTGCGGCCAACCAGCCGGCGCCAGCCGCCCCTCAGGCACGCTCTGGCGAACGCCCGAAAATCGAAATCCCGCGCCCCGGCAGCACCGCGAAGCCTGCCGCCAAGCCAGCCGAAGCGGAGCCAGAAGCACCCGCACCGCGCCCGGCCCCGGTGCCGCCGCCACGTTTCTCTCTGCAGTTGCTGCGTGCCGGCAGTTGCCTGCTGTTGGTGGAACTGGCCACCGGCCAGCCCTTCCAGAGCCGCGACCCGTCCTACCTGTTGCTCAAGGACATGCTGCGCGCCGCCGGCCTGCCCGACGCCCCGCAGATCATCGGCGAGCCGGTCCGCTGGCCGTTGCTGGTGCGCGGTAACATGGACCAGGGCCCGGACGCAGCACGCGATTTTGTCCAGGGGTTCATCCAGGCGCGCCTGGAAGAAGCTCCGTGCAACTGCTTGTGGCTGATCGGCCTGCCCGCGCTACGCTTCGCCGGCAATGCCGATGCGCACACTTACTACCAAGTACTGAAGCTCGATGGCCTGGGCGACGCCTGGGCCTTGCCGGGCCTTGAACTGTTGATGGACGAGCCGCAGCGCAAGGCGGACGTCTGGAAAGCCATGCGCCAGCTGATGGCGCGCTGGAAGAGCGTTGAATGA
- a CDS encoding LysE family translocator: MTELIAVALFTILAVISPGADFAMVTRSSYAQGRKAGLAAAVGIALGVQVHVLYTVLGIAVIISQSPSLFLFMKVVGAGYLIYLGYKSLTNTTRIHLDGVGQDTGASLRAALRTGFLTNALNPKTMLFVISAYTQVVQPGSPLALDFAYGAFMSFAHWVWFSLVAVFFSSTALRKAMIEQQVMMDRVIGLALIGLGLAVVMASVR, encoded by the coding sequence ATGACCGAACTTATCGCCGTAGCCCTGTTCACCATCCTTGCGGTTATCAGCCCGGGGGCCGACTTCGCCATGGTCACCCGCAGCAGTTATGCACAGGGCCGTAAAGCCGGACTGGCGGCTGCCGTGGGGATCGCCTTGGGCGTGCAGGTGCATGTGCTGTATACGGTGCTGGGCATCGCCGTGATCATTAGCCAGAGCCCATCCCTGTTCCTGTTCATGAAGGTCGTCGGTGCTGGGTACCTGATCTACCTAGGCTATAAATCGCTGACCAACACCACGCGCATCCACCTCGACGGCGTTGGCCAAGACACCGGTGCCAGCCTGAGGGCGGCACTGCGCACCGGGTTTCTGACCAACGCCCTGAACCCCAAGACCATGCTCTTCGTCATCAGCGCCTACACCCAGGTGGTGCAGCCGGGTAGCCCGCTGGCGCTGGACTTCGCTTACGGCGCGTTCATGTCGTTTGCCCATTGGGTGTGGTTCAGCCTGGTGGCGGTGTTCTTCTCCAGCACGGCATTGCGCAAGGCGATGATCGAGCAGCAAGTCATGATGGACCGAGTGATTGGCCTGGCGCTGATCGGCCTTGGTCTGGCAGTTGTAATGGCGAGTGTGCGCTGA
- the can gene encoding carbonate dehydratase, with protein MHDLQELIDNNARWADAITQRDPDFFAKLARQQTPEFLWIGCSDARVPANEIVGMLPGDLFVHRNVANVVLHTDLNCLSVIQYAVEVLKVKHILVTGHYGCGGVRAAMQDRQLGLIDGWLRSIRDLYYEKRGELANLETEEAQVDRLCELNVIQQVANVAHTSIVQNAWHRGQELSVHGCIYGIKDGRWKSLDTTISGFAQLPPQYRLRALD; from the coding sequence ATGCACGACCTGCAGGAACTGATCGACAACAATGCGCGCTGGGCCGATGCCATCACCCAGCGTGACCCCGATTTCTTCGCCAAACTGGCCCGTCAGCAAACCCCGGAATTCCTCTGGATCGGCTGCTCCGATGCGCGGGTGCCGGCCAACGAGATCGTCGGCATGCTGCCCGGCGACCTGTTCGTCCACCGCAATGTCGCCAACGTCGTGCTGCACACTGACCTTAACTGCCTGTCGGTGATCCAGTACGCCGTCGAAGTGCTCAAGGTCAAACACATCCTGGTCACCGGCCACTACGGCTGCGGCGGCGTGCGCGCCGCCATGCAGGACCGCCAGCTAGGGTTGATCGACGGCTGGCTGCGTTCGATTCGCGACTTGTACTACGAAAAGCGCGGTGAGCTGGCCAACCTTGAAACCGAAGAGGCGCAGGTCGATCGCCTGTGTGAGCTGAACGTGATCCAGCAGGTCGCCAACGTGGCCCACACCAGCATCGTGCAGAACGCCTGGCACCGTGGGCAGGAGCTGTCGGTGCATGGCTGCATCTACGGCATCAAGGACGGGCGTTGGAAGAGCCTGGACACCACCATCAGCGGGTTCGCCCAACTGCCGCCGCAGTATCGGTTGCGGGCGTTGGACTAA
- the rimI gene encoding ribosomal protein S18-alanine N-acetyltransferase produces the protein MSESISFRPMTEADLDAVLKIEYAAFSHPWTRGIFQDALKSYEVWLMFDGQQQVGHGVINVIIDEAHLLNITVKPENQGCGLGLRLLEHLMARAYQLNGRECFLEVRASNQSAYRLYERYGFNEIGRRRDYYPMAGGREDALVMACTLFEE, from the coding sequence ATGAGTGAATCGATCAGTTTCCGCCCGATGACCGAGGCGGATCTGGATGCCGTGCTTAAGATCGAATATGCAGCGTTCAGTCATCCCTGGACCCGCGGAATCTTTCAGGATGCGCTCAAGTCCTACGAAGTGTGGCTGATGTTCGATGGCCAGCAGCAGGTCGGCCACGGCGTGATCAACGTGATCATCGACGAGGCGCACCTGCTCAACATCACCGTCAAACCCGAGAACCAGGGGTGTGGCCTGGGCCTGCGTCTGCTCGAGCACCTGATGGCGCGAGCTTACCAGCTCAATGGTCGTGAGTGCTTCCTGGAGGTGCGCGCCAGCAACCAGTCGGCCTATCGGTTGTATGAGCGCTATGGCTTCAACGAGATCGGCCGCCGGCGGGATTACTACCCTATGGCGGGCGGGCGCGAGGATGCGCTGGTGATGGCTTGTACGTTGTTCGAAGAGTGA
- a CDS encoding D-Ala-D-Ala carboxypeptidase family metallohydrolase, with protein MTGTKWLLLVAGMWAVNAAQADDRDVWMFAQWAGDHQTRPFREMLVDARLYGVVPIHQLLRSASDWKLCRASPFAVPPASQWPAVRSTLSLLKTLGDQGILRQFEVVSAYRDPRLNVCAGGAANSAHTRAFAVDMLLPAWADPNPLCRFWQQHGQAWNMGLGRYPSGRIHVDTAGYRTWGGDGSAGSSFCIKPK; from the coding sequence ATGACAGGGACGAAGTGGCTACTGCTGGTGGCGGGGATGTGGGCGGTCAATGCGGCGCAGGCCGATGACCGCGACGTGTGGATGTTCGCTCAATGGGCTGGCGATCATCAGACTCGCCCGTTCCGCGAGATGCTGGTAGACGCCCGCTTGTACGGGGTGGTGCCTATTCACCAACTGCTTCGCTCGGCCTCGGACTGGAAGCTGTGCCGGGCGTCGCCGTTTGCGGTGCCACCGGCGAGCCAATGGCCTGCGGTGCGCTCGACGCTGTCACTGCTCAAAACCCTCGGCGATCAAGGCATCCTGCGCCAGTTCGAGGTGGTTTCAGCCTACCGTGACCCGCGCCTGAACGTCTGCGCCGGTGGCGCCGCCAACAGCGCCCACACCCGTGCCTTCGCCGTCGATATGCTGTTGCCGGCCTGGGCTGACCCCAACCCGTTGTGCCGTTTCTGGCAACAGCATGGCCAAGCCTGGAACATGGGCCTGGGCCGCTACCCGTCAGGTCGTATTCATGTCGACACGGCCGGCTACCGCACCTGGGGTGGCGATGGCAGCGCCGGGTCGTCGTTCTGTATCAAACCCAAGTGA
- the mksB gene encoding Mks condensin complex protein MksB yields MIEPKRVLRALAEHWALIEPLCERFDQGTLSLVELRQHVARQQVESTPQDITQLLDVWIRLDILVPVAKSPNRFELNAQIHDFLAYLRREHRLGLCLEIEAYLRHLERLAGHIQDAFDNRDSDDLARQLRLLDMRVRDVLKKLDNDEQALVAVAERAKTSNRQIPLRQRYAEVLATWDEYVEPMIQLVNADGAFEQGVRKVETVLLRLLGEQARLGHLVDDDMLLRTHARILEMQTSAQLTLRHARELLLPLREEARRHNAVTRGAALALSVIRRKGIDAVPQAAMPMFTRPQSTFLGSASQVEAYVYALARFEPKPARFPKAHKTDKDPLPRAPRTVKEMLERCEQALPLPDLMVWLLDQEPEGATDELLYWFSRLSREKRFKRERLERRDYTTHEHLVSLRSFALTSSREDVARTTAESNASPANAS; encoded by the coding sequence ATGATCGAACCCAAGCGCGTCCTGCGCGCCCTAGCCGAACACTGGGCCCTGATCGAGCCACTGTGCGAACGTTTCGACCAGGGCACCCTGAGCCTGGTTGAACTGCGCCAGCATGTGGCCCGCCAGCAGGTCGAAAGCACCCCGCAGGACATCACCCAGCTGCTCGACGTGTGGATCCGCCTGGATATCCTGGTCCCGGTGGCCAAGAGCCCGAACCGCTTCGAGCTCAACGCCCAGATCCACGACTTCCTCGCCTACCTGCGCCGTGAACACCGCTTGGGCCTGTGCCTGGAAATCGAAGCCTACCTGCGCCACCTGGAGCGCCTCGCCGGGCATATCCAAGACGCCTTCGACAACCGCGACAGCGACGACCTGGCGCGCCAGCTGCGCCTGCTCGACATGCGCGTGCGCGATGTGCTCAAAAAGCTCGACAACGACGAGCAGGCACTGGTGGCCGTGGCCGAACGGGCCAAGACCAGCAACCGGCAGATCCCGCTGCGCCAGCGCTACGCCGAAGTCCTCGCAACCTGGGACGAATACGTCGAGCCGATGATCCAGCTGGTCAACGCCGACGGCGCCTTCGAACAAGGCGTGCGCAAGGTCGAGACCGTGCTGCTGCGCCTGCTGGGCGAACAGGCCCGCCTCGGCCACCTGGTCGACGACGACATGCTGCTGCGCACCCACGCGCGCATTCTGGAAATGCAAACCAGCGCCCAGCTGACCCTGCGCCACGCCCGTGAACTGCTGCTGCCCCTGCGCGAAGAAGCGCGCCGGCACAACGCCGTGACCCGTGGCGCTGCGTTGGCCCTGTCGGTGATCCGCCGCAAGGGCATCGATGCCGTGCCGCAAGCGGCCATGCCGATGTTCACCCGGCCGCAGAGCACCTTCCTCGGCAGTGCCAGCCAAGTCGAGGCTTATGTTTACGCCCTGGCCCGTTTCGAGCCCAAGCCTGCGCGCTTCCCCAAGGCGCACAAGACCGACAAGGACCCGCTGCCGCGCGCGCCACGTACGGTCAAGGAAATGCTCGAACGCTGCGAGCAGGCCCTGCCGCTGCCCGACCTGATGGTCTGGCTGCTTGACCAGGAGCCCGAAGGCGCCACCGACGAACTGCTGTACTGGTTCTCGCGCCTGTCCCGAGAAAAGCGCTTCAAGCGCGAGCGCCTTGAGCGCCGCGACTACACCACCCACGAACACCTGGTCAGCCTGCGCTCGTTCGCCCTGACGTCCAGCCGTGAAGACGTCGCCCGAACGACTGCCGAATCCAACGCGAGCCCAGCCAATGCATCTTGA
- a CDS encoding MFS transporter: MAISSTSTASTSAAANPANPLVMRIIGFCALAHLINDLIQSVLPAIYPMLKANYDLSFAQIGMITLTFQITASLLQPWVGFFTDRRPAPNLLPMGTLCTLVGIVMLAFVGSFPMILLASALVGIGSSTFHPETSRIARLASGGRFGLAQSTFQVGGNTGSALGPLLAAAIVIPFGQTHVAWFGLAGLFFFAVTLMLRSWYKEHLNQAKARKAVQATHGISRKRVIAALIVLGLLVFSKYFYMASFTSYFTFYLIEKFDVSVASSQLHLFLFLGAVAAGTFFGGPIGDRIGRKAVIWFSILGVTPFTLALPYADLFWTTVLSVVIGFILASAFSAIVVYAQELVPGSVGMIAGIFFGLMFGFGGIGAALLGYVADLRGIEYVYGVCSFLPLFGLLAVFLPSTGKR, translated from the coding sequence ATGGCCATCAGTAGCACCTCCACGGCGTCCACCAGCGCAGCGGCGAACCCTGCCAACCCGTTGGTGATGCGCATCATCGGCTTCTGCGCCCTGGCGCACTTGATCAATGACCTGATCCAGTCGGTGCTGCCGGCGATCTACCCGATGCTCAAGGCCAACTACGACCTGAGCTTCGCCCAGATCGGCATGATCACCCTGACATTCCAGATAACCGCCTCGCTGCTGCAGCCTTGGGTCGGCTTCTTTACCGACCGCCGGCCCGCACCCAACCTGCTGCCGATGGGCACCCTGTGCACGCTGGTGGGGATCGTGATGCTGGCTTTTGTCGGCAGCTTCCCGATGATTCTGCTGGCCTCGGCGCTGGTGGGCATTGGTTCGTCCACCTTCCACCCAGAAACCTCGCGCATCGCGCGGTTGGCCTCGGGCGGGCGTTTTGGTCTGGCCCAATCGACCTTCCAGGTAGGCGGCAACACCGGCTCGGCGCTGGGGCCACTGCTGGCGGCGGCGATCGTCATCCCGTTCGGGCAAACGCACGTGGCCTGGTTTGGCCTGGCGGGGCTGTTCTTCTTCGCCGTGACCCTGATGCTGCGTAGCTGGTACAAGGAGCACCTCAACCAGGCCAAGGCCCGCAAGGCGGTGCAGGCCACCCATGGCATCTCGCGCAAGCGGGTGATCGCGGCGCTGATCGTGTTAGGCCTGTTGGTGTTCTCGAAGTACTTCTACATGGCCAGTTTCACCAGCTACTTCACCTTCTACCTGATCGAAAAGTTCGACGTTTCGGTGGCCAGCTCGCAGCTGCACCTGTTCCTGTTCCTGGGCGCGGTGGCGGCCGGTACCTTCTTCGGCGGGCCGATCGGTGACCGTATCGGGCGCAAGGCGGTGATCTGGTTCTCCATTCTGGGCGTGACACCGTTCACCCTGGCGCTGCCGTATGCCGACCTGTTCTGGACCACCGTGCTGAGCGTGGTGATCGGCTTCATCCTGGCCTCGGCGTTTTCGGCCATCGTGGTGTATGCGCAGGAGCTGGTGCCGGGCAGCGTGGGCATGATTGCCGGGATCTTCTTCGGGCTGATGTTCGGCTTCGGCGGTATTGGCGCGGCGCTGCTGGGTTATGTTGCGGACCTGCGCGGTATCGAGTACGTGTATGGCGTGTGCTCGTTCCTGCCGTTGTTCGGGTTGTTGGCGGTGTTCCTGCCGTCTACCGGCAAGCGTTGA
- a CDS encoding RHS repeat-associated core domain-containing protein — MKTFTGAWFFYEGDAVRTVWQEGRCSSLIQAAGMRLVERKVANGLQQTMMLASDGMGSVIGESGTRSKSVAYSPYGFQRGMESLIGFAGQMQSLLPIGYFLGNGYRFFDVVTNRFNSPDEFSPFGRGGVNAYVYCGGDPVNRTDPSGHMIYYVGSSSVFNWLTPGTELSAPIAPIAPSARTGPSYYSDGLFGKSQVQNFPRITTTISPRSEGIHASRKRAASTVEAGGAKRVKQEGGLIQKPQADVNRRQVKARMTARIEYSQLELFSNDSNVPDNRTIALDYLDMLDSKAADEAREALYNKYGRTVRVIEVREYVYNGVSGIVSWIRRSAKR, encoded by the coding sequence ATGAAGACTTTCACGGGTGCTTGGTTTTTTTATGAAGGGGATGCAGTACGCACTGTTTGGCAGGAAGGCCGTTGCAGTTCGTTGATCCAGGCTGCGGGTATGCGGCTTGTCGAGCGAAAGGTTGCCAATGGTCTTCAGCAAACGATGATGCTCGCTTCGGATGGCATGGGCTCTGTGATAGGTGAGTCCGGTACACGGTCTAAATCGGTAGCCTATTCACCTTATGGCTTCCAGAGGGGTATGGAGTCGCTGATTGGCTTCGCAGGCCAGATGCAGTCATTGTTACCAATCGGTTACTTTCTTGGAAACGGTTATCGTTTTTTTGACGTTGTTACCAATCGCTTCAACTCGCCTGATGAATTCAGTCCGTTTGGTAGAGGAGGCGTGAATGCGTATGTTTACTGCGGGGGTGACCCAGTGAATCGTACGGACCCTAGTGGTCACATGATCTACTATGTGGGCTCATCAAGTGTCTTTAATTGGTTGACACCGGGTACAGAACTCAGTGCACCCATTGCACCCATTGCACCCAGTGCGCGCACCGGGCCGAGTTATTATTCAGATGGTTTATTTGGAAAGAGTCAGGTACAGAATTTCCCAAGGATTACTACAACGATTAGCCCTCGCTCTGAGGGGATTCATGCTTCGCGTAAGCGTGCTGCGTCAACCGTAGAGGCTGGGGGGGCAAAGCGCGTGAAGCAAGAAGGAGGTCTCATTCAAAAACCGCAGGCTGATGTCAACAGGAGGCAGGTTAAAGCCAGAATGACAGCTCGAATTGAGTATTCTCAACTCGAGTTGTTTTCTAATGATAGTAATGTTCCAGACAATAGAACTATCGCGCTAGATTATTTAGATATGCTCGATTCTAAGGCAGCGGATGAGGCGAGAGAAGCGTTATACAATAAATATGGAAGGACAGTGAGAGTTATCGAGGTGAGGGAATACGTTTATAACGGTGTGAGTGGAATTGTTAGTTGGATTCGCAGATCAGCTAAGCGATAA
- a CDS encoding FecR/PupR family sigma factor regulator — protein sequence MSPEILHEAVEWLARLDGQPSGRERKAFRVWLAQDEEHIEAFKRMQETLTSSHEHAPAARTAQTIKVLALVAVLALLTAVWV from the coding sequence ATGAGCCCTGAAATCCTACACGAAGCCGTCGAATGGCTGGCGCGCCTCGACGGCCAGCCCAGTGGCCGCGAGCGCAAGGCTTTTCGTGTCTGGCTGGCGCAAGATGAAGAGCACATCGAAGCCTTTAAGCGCATGCAGGAAACCCTGACCTCTTCGCACGAGCATGCGCCTGCCGCGCGTACGGCTCAGACAATTAAAGTGCTGGCCCTGGTGGCAGTGCTAGCACTGCTTACAGCTGTGTGGGTTTAG
- a CDS encoding LysR substrate-binding domain-containing protein, with translation MKLPPLNAFRYFDIAAETESFVRAAERLHVTHGAVSRQVRLLEESLGIELFERRNRAIFLTAAGRALHGTTQAMFEQLEGAVQRLQQQERDNVLVLSCEPTIAMRWLIPRLPRFHSAHPDLQLHLVAAGGPLDFARSGVDLALRRDDFHWDRQLHHRKICDEWIGPVCRPGAATGLDGQRLLHSRTRPSAWPTWLRLSEQRARHTQRSDYEHFYLSIQAASAGLGLAMGSALMVRDELDSGQLQAPFGFLRDGSAYHLLSPQPLDEGGKRQRFAEWVIDQCQACLAHLGLIQNDDPALPSPPQVR, from the coding sequence ATGAAACTGCCCCCTCTCAACGCCTTCCGCTACTTCGACATTGCCGCCGAAACCGAAAGCTTCGTGCGCGCCGCCGAGCGCCTGCATGTCACCCACGGCGCGGTCAGCCGGCAGGTACGGCTGCTTGAGGAAAGCCTCGGTATCGAACTGTTCGAACGCCGCAACCGGGCCATCTTCCTCACCGCCGCCGGCCGTGCGCTGCATGGCACCACCCAGGCCATGTTCGAACAGCTCGAAGGCGCCGTGCAGCGCCTGCAACAGCAGGAGCGCGACAACGTGCTGGTGCTCTCCTGCGAGCCCACCATCGCCATGCGCTGGCTGATCCCGCGCCTACCGCGCTTCCACAGCGCCCACCCCGACCTGCAACTGCATCTGGTAGCCGCCGGTGGGCCGCTGGACTTCGCGCGCAGCGGCGTCGACCTGGCGCTGCGCCGCGATGACTTCCACTGGGACCGCCAACTGCATCACCGCAAGATCTGCGACGAATGGATCGGCCCAGTCTGCCGCCCCGGCGCCGCCACCGGCCTGGACGGCCAGCGCTTATTGCACAGCCGCACCCGGCCCAGCGCCTGGCCCACCTGGCTGCGCCTGAGCGAACAACGGGCCAGGCACACCCAGCGCAGCGACTATGAGCATTTCTATTTGTCGATCCAGGCCGCCAGCGCGGGCCTGGGCCTGGCCATGGGGTCAGCCTTGATGGTGCGCGACGAACTCGACAGCGGCCAACTGCAGGCCCCTTTCGGCTTCTTGCGCGACGGCTCTGCCTATCATCTGCTCAGCCCGCAGCCGCTGGACGAGGGTGGCAAGCGCCAGCGTTTCGCCGAATGGGTGATCGACCAATGCCAGGCCTGCCTGGCTCACTTGGGTTTGATACAGAACGACGACCCGGCGCTGCCATCGCCACCCCAGGTGCGGTAG
- a CDS encoding FecR family protein, translated as MPAKQLQPDPQQEALEWFSRLRQPGCDEGERQVFAAWCQAPQNAQAYAELETFWQQLQPPPARPRPRQINTRRSHLGKWLALLFLLVLGAVAYLYWPLMQRLGSELHTDVGERRSLRLPDGSTLHLDSASAMNVDLRGRTRQLHLVQGQVYLEVLLDGRAMEVDVGDARIQVFGTRLQIARYAHHDELVVLSGKAMVVQGGEQRLVSAGERVSFDGTRINTVQKADPKTADSWRNGRLRATDMPLGQVLERLAGYQGERLWIVDAHTAHRRVSGDFNLDRPTESLAALASAQHLQLHSVLGHWLIVR; from the coding sequence ATGCCCGCCAAGCAACTCCAGCCCGACCCTCAGCAGGAAGCCCTGGAGTGGTTTTCCCGTTTGCGTCAGCCCGGCTGTGACGAAGGCGAACGCCAGGTGTTTGCCGCCTGGTGCCAGGCGCCGCAGAACGCCCAAGCCTACGCTGAACTGGAAACCTTCTGGCAACAGCTGCAACCGCCACCGGCACGCCCCCGACCGCGGCAGATAAATACGCGCCGCAGCCACCTGGGCAAATGGCTGGCGCTGCTGTTTTTGCTGGTGCTAGGCGCTGTGGCCTACCTGTACTGGCCACTGATGCAACGCCTGGGCAGCGAACTGCACACCGACGTGGGCGAACGCCGCAGCTTGCGCCTGCCCGACGGCTCTACCCTGCACCTGGACAGCGCCAGCGCGATGAACGTCGACCTGCGTGGCCGTACCCGCCAGCTGCACCTGGTACAAGGCCAGGTGTACCTGGAGGTCCTGCTCGACGGCCGGGCCATGGAGGTAGACGTGGGCGATGCGCGCATCCAGGTATTTGGCACCCGCCTGCAAATCGCGCGCTATGCGCACCACGACGAGCTGGTGGTGCTCAGTGGCAAGGCCATGGTTGTGCAGGGCGGGGAGCAGCGCCTGGTCTCGGCGGGTGAACGGGTGAGCTTCGACGGCACACGGATCAATACTGTGCAAAAAGCCGATCCGAAGACCGCCGACAGCTGGCGCAACGGCCGCCTGCGCGCCACTGATATGCCGCTTGGGCAAGTGTTGGAGCGCCTGGCGGGCTACCAGGGCGAACGGCTGTGGATAGTCGACGCACACACCGCCCATCGGCGCGTGAGCGGCGATTTCAACCTCGACCGCCCTACCGAAAGCCTCGCCGCACTGGCCAGCGCCCAGCATTTGCAGCTGCACAGCGTGCTCGGGCACTGGCTGATCGTTCGCTGA